One Actinomycetota bacterium genomic region harbors:
- a CDS encoding alpha/beta hydrolase, with translation EYTLLEQLHIFAGFMDTFSVLYPQIQDIDFRTQATSLDVPVYLAQGAHEAPGRAEPAQQWFDLLQAPSKQLVTFDTSGHRPLWEQPAQFADLMTTVLAETAPTP, from the coding sequence GAGTACACCCTGCTCGAGCAGCTCCACATCTTCGCGGGGTTCATGGACACCTTCTCGGTGCTCTACCCCCAGATCCAGGACATCGACTTCCGCACCCAGGCCACCAGCCTCGACGTGCCCGTCTACCTGGCTCAAGGTGCCCATGAAGCGCCGGGGCGCGCCGAACCGGCCCAGCAGTGGTTCGACCTGCTCCAGGCACCGAGCAAGCAGCTCGTCACCTTCGACACCTCCGGGCACCGGCCCCTGTGGGAGCAGCCCGCCCAGTTTGCCGACCTGATGACCACCGTCTTGGCCGAGACCGCACCCACCCCCTGA